The following is a genomic window from Sphingobacterium spiritivorum.
TAGCTGTCGGAATGATTATTTTTCGCAACGCATCCGGGTCATCCCGTAATTCTCGTGGGTAGCGCAGGCGAACGGGAAACCGTTCCCGGCCTTCGACTGTAGTGGTCAACGTCATACCGCCGACTGCCGCACTGATTACTTCCTGAAGCTCGGCAACGGTAATACCGTATCTGGCCATTCTATCCCGGTTCAGATGGATTTCGATATAGGGTGCGCCAACAGCCCTGTCGTAGAAAACGGTCGATGGCATAACAGATGGAACATCCTTTAAGGCTGCTTCCAAGGCCTTGCCACCGATTTCAATCGACTCCAGATCCGGACCCGAAACCTTTAGCCCCATCGGAGCCCTCATTCCCGTAGAAAGCATTACCATTCTCGCTTCTATCGGTTGCAACTTAGGAGCGGAAGTCAATCCGGGCAGATGGGAAACATTGACGATCTCTTGCCATATATCGTCGGCCTTTTTAATTTCAGGACGCCATCTGCGGAAAAATTTTCCGCTTTTATCTTCAATCAGACTGTCCCGTGGTATGGAACGGAAACCATCGGAAACAGCATAGGTCTTGTCACCTTTCAACACGAATTCTCCGGAACTGTTTACCTTGAACCTTTCACGATGCCCGTCTTCATCCAGATAAAATTCCGGGATATAATTGATCGTATTTTCAAACATCTGTGTAGGAGCCGGATCAAGTGCAGAATTCACACGGCCCCATTTTCCTACGATAAGTTCGACTTCCGGTATGTTTTGAATACGTTTATCAAGTGTTCTGATCAATTGCAGGTTTTGTTCAATCCCAGTATGCGGCATACTGGTGGGCATCAAAAGGAAAGAACCTTCATTGAGGCTTGGCATAAATTCCTCCCCGATACCGGGAAATGTTTCGGTGGATTTTTGCCAGAAGGCAGTCTCCCGAAATGATTTCCAACCTGTCTTTTCGAAGCCATTTGCAACAAAACCAAAACTCTTCTCTACGCCCATCCATGCTAACATTCCGAATAATAAAGTAATGATAGGGATGGCCATGAATTTCCACCGGTTGGAAAGTGACCATCGAAGAATCTGTTCATAATAGATCACCAATGCCCATAACATTCCCAGGATGGAACCAATGGCAAAGAATACGAACACAAAGTTAAGTGTGGTGCTTGCCTGCGTGCCGAGTGGCAGCCACTCAACCGTCAGGTAATACATCGCTACAAAAAGTGTGATAGCTACATTAACGTAGTTGGCAATTTTTTCTCCTTTCCTTCTTGGTGTAAACAGGTTGTTGACTCCGATCAAAGTCAATGCGAACGCGACAAAAACACCTGTATAGATCCAAAGAGCGATACCGGCAACTACCAAAACGTAGTTGGCTATCCGGCGAACTTTACTCCCATTGATACGGATTGAAAATATATAATAAGCCAGTGTTGGCAAGATAATAATGCCTAACACAAAGGCTGAAACCAAAGCAAAGGTTTTGGTGTATGCCAAGGGACCGAACAACTTACCTTCTTGTGCTTCCATCATAAAAACAGGTAAAAAGCTGATGATCGTGGTGAGCATCGCCGTTGACAAAGCACCCGACACTTCCGCAACAGCGGTGGAAATCAAGTTTACAAAGGCTTTCCCCCGACTCTCAACACCCTTGGCTTTTTCTTCATCCATATGGCGTAGTATGCTTTCGATAAAGACAATCCCCACATCCACCATGACCCCAATGGCAATGGCGATTCCCGAAAGGGCAACGATATTCGCCTCGACCCCCATTTGTTTCATGATTATGAAGGTCGCCAGTACGCCAATGGGCAAGATACTGGATATAAGAATCGATGCTCGCAGGTTGATCACCAGCACGATCACAACGATAATACAGATCAGGATTTCGTGTGCTAAAGCATTTTCCAGCGTCCCGATGGTTTCCTGGATTAAACCCGAGCGGTCATAAAACGGAACGACGGTGACTTTTGAAATAGTCCCATCCTCTAATGTTTTTTGAGGGAAACCTGCCTCCATTTCTTTGATCTTCGCCTTGACATTATTGATGACTTCCATGGGGTTGGTTCCATGCCGGGCAACTACTACACCGCCAACTGCTTCCACGCCTTCCTTATCCAATCCACCGCGTCGTGTGGAGGGTCCCAAATTGACAAACCCAACGTCTTTTATCTTTACGGGAACATTATTGCGCACAGCCACTACGGCATCTTCAAGATCCTGGACACTTTTAAGGTAGCCCAATCCACGCACCAGATATTCCGCTTTGTTTATTTCGATCGTCTCTGCACCGATATCCAGGTTGCTGTTTTGGATAGCCGACATGATATCCATTACGGATACATTGTATGCGCGCATCGCATCTGGATTGATATCGACTTGGTATTCTTTTACGAAACCTCCGATGGAAGCCACTTCGGAAACCCCTTCCGATGCTGCCAAATTATATTTGGCATAGAAATCCTGAATCGTGCGCAGCTCATCGGGGTCCCAGCCTCCTGTAGGTTTTCCGGTTTCGGGATTGCGTCCCTCCAGTGTATACCAAAAGACCTGCCCCAAAGCAGTGGCATCCGGCCCGAGCGTGGGCGTTACATCGGATGGTAATGTGCCGGCAGGCAATGAATTCAGTTTTTCCAGAATACGGGAACGGCTCCAATAAAACTCAACATCCTCTTCAAAAATGACATAGAGGAAGGACATGCCGAACATCGAACTGCTCCGGATTGTTTTTACGCCGGGGATGCCCAGTAAGGAGGTCGTGAGTGGATAGGTAATCTGCTCCTGTATATCTTTGGGAGACCTCCCCATCCATTCGGTCGCAACAATTTGCTGGTTCTCCCCAATGTTCGGAATCGCATCGACCGGCACAGGATCGCTCGGCAACGCATTTTGATGCCAATTAAAGGGCGCTGTAATCAGCCCCCATATAAGGACAACCACAAGTAATAACAGTGTTATTACTCGGTTCTCCAAAAAATATTTGATAATTTTTTTAAGCATAACATATACATTGTTTACATTTTAATATCAGATACCAGCCTACAGAAATCGACCGGTACCTGATATTTGAATTTCAAATCTTAATCAGCGTTTTTACTTCAGTTCTTCCTGAACTTCACCACATGTTAGCATATCTTCACCATAGTAAGGGTTTTTGACCTCTTTGCTATCGCTTAACCAATATGCTCCTTTGTTGTCATCGTACATCGAGCAAAAAATCTTGTACATGGGCTTTTCGGTGCCGAATTCTTTTGTTATATCATAAAAATCCTTGCTCAAGATCACTAAATGTTCTCTTTGATGAGCGATATTGCCTATGTTATCACCTATGTGCTCCGAATGTTCCTGAATATCAGCAGCGATGTCATCGAAGGTGCTTTTCTGTTCTGCACTAAAGCCCTCGGTATTAATCTTGGGGAGTGCTTCCAGCATGCCTTTAGCTGCATTTGCGGCTTCTTTATCATTATCGGAAGACAAAGCAAAAGTCAGGTGCTGGTAATGGGAAAAAAGTTCCGAAAAAGTTCCCTGGTCGCTTGCAGCGTTGCTTTCGTTGGATACCGTTGTTTCAGTATGGACGTCGCTTTCTGATTTTTTTTCAGAAGCGCCATTGCATGCTGCCAAGGTCAATAAGGATGAGGCTAGTAAGCCTACAAATAAATGTTTCATTGTCATGATTTCTGTTTTTAATAATTAAAATTGATTTATGTAATTTGTATATGTAGTATTATTTTCAAAATATGATACTTCCCCGTTGTTGCCCGTAATTGCTATTATAGCAGTCGCTTTATCTATCTGCTTTTTGGAAAATGGATCTATGGCAACGCGTGTAGAAGGATCTTTTGGAATACGTTCTTTACACATCTGGCAACATCCGTAATATATTTTTCCTTCAAAATTTACCTCAAATTGCTTTTTGCCCATGTATTCATTGTTGACCATGCATACCTCTTCCGACGGAACTACATCGCCCATTTCAAAGGCATTGTGGTCACGGGTATTTGTATTTGAGCTTTTTGAAGTATATGTATTGTCTTGCACCTTTAGTGTAGGGTTATTGTTGCATGAACTAAATATGACTACAATAGAAGTAACGATCCCAATCAATAGACATCTCATAATGGCTGACTAATTTAATTTTTCAATAGTACTACCGCAGGTCAGCATTTTTGAACCGTAATACGGGTTTTTGATATCCGTACTTTTACTTAACCAAGTTGCACCTTTGCCATCGTTGTACATCGGGCAGTTTTGGTAGTACATAGTTGTTTTTTGCTTTGATGCGTTTGCCAATTCATTGACATTCTTAGAAAGTAGGGCAAATGCCCTCCGTTGCTTTACGACGTCTTTCGATTTCGAGATGTTTTCTGTGTTTAAAGACAGTTCCTTCATGACCTTCATCCATACGGTATGCTCTTTGGGAGAAAGTTCACCCATATCCACTGTTTTAATAACTGTGGCTAATTCAGTAGCATTTGAAGATGCTATATTTACATCTGCGTTTACCAAAGCATCTTTTATGGAAAAATACTTGTCAAATACGGCATGTAATTGTGATAAATTTTGTGATGGAATATTCTTTGCTTGAGCTGTTCCACCATGGTTGTGATGTTGCTCGTTCTGGTTTTGCGCAAAGCTGTTTGCTGCGGATAGTAATACGGTGATTACCATCAATATTTTTGATATTGATTTCATTTGGAACCTTATTAAGTATTAAAAATGGTAAATAATCAAAAGCCAGATCTGGCTTTTAATAAAACATGTATTGCGGATAGGTGCAAAATCAACCGATTTCGCACACCTATGGCTATACAGTACTAATTTAACTTATTTTAGGCGGTTGCCAAATGGAAGATTCCCCTGTAGAATAAAAGGGTTCTTTGTATAAAGGGTATGATTTTTTACTTTTAGAAAAAACAGGATTTTGAGCGTTCCTAAAAAATGGGGGTGTTGCAGAAAAACTATTAGAAGAGCTGTGGCAGGACGTAGGTCCACAATTTCCAGAGCATTCATTGCTCGTGTCATCCTTAGACTTACAGCAGTCTTTCTCACATTGATCTTCTGAATGATGCTGCTTGTTGGCACTGCAACATGACTTCTCCTTGATAACAATTTCTTTGGAATGCGATTTACACGCATAGGATTGCATTGGGATTATAAAAAAGCCCAATAAGCATATAATCATTAATATGTTTATCCTTTTTAACATGTAAAAAACAAAAAAACTATTGCAAAGATAATGGTATTTTTCAAACCGGTTCGTTTTTTTTGAAATAAATGGCAGATAAGTTTCTCTTATCCGCCATTTACTTTTATTCCATGAGCATTATAGTGTCAGTTACATTTCCTGCTAGCGTTCTTTTAAATCTTTCACTCAATAATATCGAATCAGAAATTCATTATTAATTTAACACTGATATTTCGTCCCATATTGAATACACCCATACGCCCGGTTACGGGGTTTTCAGAAGCATACTTCAACCTACTTAAATGGTTCTGATAAGCTATATCAGCAAGGTTTT
Proteins encoded in this region:
- a CDS encoding DUF3347 domain-containing protein: MKSISKILMVITVLLSAANSFAQNQNEQHHNHGGTAQAKNIPSQNLSQLHAVFDKYFSIKDALVNADVNIASSNATELATVIKTVDMGELSPKEHTVWMKVMKELSLNTENISKSKDVVKQRRAFALLSKNVNELANASKQKTTMYYQNCPMYNDGKGATWLSKSTDIKNPYYGSKMLTCGSTIEKLN
- a CDS encoding DUF3347 domain-containing protein, whose amino-acid sequence is MKHLFVGLLASSLLTLAACNGASEKKSESDVHTETTVSNESNAASDQGTFSELFSHYQHLTFALSSDNDKEAANAAKGMLEALPKINTEGFSAEQKSTFDDIAADIQEHSEHIGDNIGNIAHQREHLVILSKDFYDITKEFGTEKPMYKIFCSMYDDNKGAYWLSDSKEVKNPYYGEDMLTCGEVQEELK
- a CDS encoding efflux RND transporter permease subunit, whose protein sequence is MLKKIIKYFLENRVITLLLLVVVLIWGLITAPFNWHQNALPSDPVPVDAIPNIGENQQIVATEWMGRSPKDIQEQITYPLTTSLLGIPGVKTIRSSSMFGMSFLYVIFEEDVEFYWSRSRILEKLNSLPAGTLPSDVTPTLGPDATALGQVFWYTLEGRNPETGKPTGGWDPDELRTIQDFYAKYNLAASEGVSEVASIGGFVKEYQVDINPDAMRAYNVSVMDIMSAIQNSNLDIGAETIEINKAEYLVRGLGYLKSVQDLEDAVVAVRNNVPVKIKDVGFVNLGPSTRRGGLDKEGVEAVGGVVVARHGTNPMEVINNVKAKIKEMEAGFPQKTLEDGTISKVTVVPFYDRSGLIQETIGTLENALAHEILICIIVVIVLVINLRASILISSILPIGVLATFIIMKQMGVEANIVALSGIAIAIGVMVDVGIVFIESILRHMDEEKAKGVESRGKAFVNLISTAVAEVSGALSTAMLTTIISFLPVFMMEAQEGKLFGPLAYTKTFALVSAFVLGIIILPTLAYYIFSIRINGSKVRRIANYVLVVAGIALWIYTGVFVAFALTLIGVNNLFTPRRKGEKIANYVNVAITLFVAMYYLTVEWLPLGTQASTTLNFVFVFFAIGSILGMLWALVIYYEQILRWSLSNRWKFMAIPIITLLFGMLAWMGVEKSFGFVANGFEKTGWKSFRETAFWQKSTETFPGIGEEFMPSLNEGSFLLMPTSMPHTGIEQNLQLIRTLDKRIQNIPEVELIVGKWGRVNSALDPAPTQMFENTINYIPEFYLDEDGHRERFKVNSSGEFVLKGDKTYAVSDGFRSIPRDSLIEDKSGKFFRRWRPEIKKADDIWQEIVNVSHLPGLTSAPKLQPIEARMVMLSTGMRAPMGLKVSGPDLESIEIGGKALEAALKDVPSVMPSTVFYDRAVGAPYIEIHLNRDRMARYGITVAELQEVISAAVGGMTLTTTVEGRERFPVRLRYPRELRDDPDALRKIIIPTATGAQIPLGDVVDVEYAKGAQMIQSENTFLLGYVIFDKKSGIAEVDVVYEADQLLKEKIASGELDLPNGVTYKFAGNYEQQERAAKRLMLIIPLSLLAILVILYFQFRTVTASLIHFSGVFVALAGGFILLWLYGQPWFMDFSVGGTNMRDLFQMHSINLSIAVWVGFIALFGLATSDGVLMGTYIHDTFEARNPRTKDEIREAVIYAGLKRVRPAAMTTATALIALLPVLTSTGKGAEIMVPMAIPTFGGMLIQSMTMFVVPVFQCWWRESATKKENRKNNKNIANENE